GCCCAGTGGTACGTCCTGTTCAACGTGATCGCCGGTGCGAGCTCCATCCCCGGTGACCTCCGCGAGGCCGCCGACGACCTGGGGCTGCGCGGCTGGCTGCGCTGGAAGAAGCTCATCCTGCCCGCGGTCTTCCCGTCGTACACGACCGGTGCGCTGGCCGCGTCCGGCGGGGCCTGGAACGCCTCGATCCCCGGCGAGCTCGTCAGCTACGGCACCACGACGCTGACCGCCGTCGGCATCGGCGCCTACATCACGCAGGCCACGGACTCGGGCGACTTCGCGCGCAACTTCCTCGGCGCGGTCCTGATGAGCGTCTACGTCGTCATCATCAACCGGCTCCTGTGGCGGCGCCTGTACCGGTTCGCGCAGAAGCGCTGCGCGCTGTGACGGCGCGCAGCGGGCACCGGGCCCGAGCGCACCGGCCGCGCGTGCGGCGTCACTGCCGGCCCCACCACGTCCACCACCCCACCACCCCGTCGCCGAGGAGCGATTCCATGAACGACACCACAGCCGTCGCCGTCGCCGCCGACACCGCGGTCATCACCGTCCGCGGACTCCACAAGCACTTCGCCTCCCCCACCGGCGGTGTCCTGCCGGTCCTCCAGGACATCGACCTGACCGTGCGCGAGGGCGAGATCGTCGCGCTCCTCGGCAAGTCCGGCTCCGGCAAGTCGACGCTGCTGCGCCACATCGCCGGACTGCTCGCCCCGTCCGCCGGCACGATCCACTACCGCGGCAGGTCGGTGAACGGCCCCAACCCGGGCACGGCCATGCTGTTCCAGTCGTTCGCCCTCATGCCGTGGCTCACGGTGCAGCAGAACGTCGAACTCGGCCTCCAGGCGCAGGGCGTGGAACCGATCGCGCGCCGGGGGCGGGCCCTCGCGGCCATCGACATGGTCGGCCTCGACGGCTTCGAGAACGCCTATCCCAAGGAGCTCTCCGGCGGCATGCGGCAGCGGGTCGGCTTCGCCCGCGCCCTGGTCGTCGAGCCGGACGTGCTCCTGATGGACGAGCCGTTCTCCGCCCTCGACGTCCTGACCGCGCAGACCCTGCGCAACGAGCTCGTCGAACTCCTCACCCGTCCCGACAGCCCCACCCGCACCGCCCTCCTGGTCACCCACTCCATCGAGGAGGCCGTCCAGCTCGCCGACCGCATCCTGATCCTCGGCACCGACCCCGGCACCATCGAGGTCGAGCTGCGGGTGGACCTCCCGCGCCCCCGCAACCGCCGCACCCGCGGCTTCGAGGCGCTCATCGAGGACGCGTACGAATGCCTGACCGGCGAACGGGCCGAACTCCCGCCCACCCTCGGCACGCACGACCCGCTCCGGGCCGCCGCGCCGCTGCCGCAGGCCGACGTCGAGCAGCTCACCGGGCTCCTGGAAGAGCTCGACAGCCGGGGCGGCTCGGTGGACCTCCCCTCTCTTGCGGACGCGCTGAACTACGAGCTCGACGACCTGATGCCCCTGGTGGAGGCGGCGGAGACGCTCGCCTACGCCCGGATCAGGGCCGGGGAGCTGCGGCTCACGATCACCGGCAGCGGCTTCGCCTGCGCCGACATCCTCACGCGCAAGCGCCTCTTCGCCGCCGCCGTCCTCGCCAACGTCCCGCTCATCGCCACCATCCGTACGCTCCTGATGGCGTCCGGCACCGGGCGGCTGCGGGAGCACCACGTCACGGAGCGGCTGTGCGCGAGCTCCTCGGACCGCGCCTCGCGCCAGCAGCTCAACACCGCCATCACGTGGGGCCGTTACGCCGAGCTCTTCGAGTACGACGCCCGTGACCGCGTCCTGCTGCTGCCGCACGAGGATCTCGTGACGGGAGACGAGCGATGACGTCGCGCGAGTCCCTGCGGGCCGCCGTCGCCCTCGTCGCGGTCGCCGCCGTCGTACTGGCCGCGGTGACCACCGTGGCTCCCGGCACGGCCCAGCTCCTCTGCGGCGTGCTGCTCGGGACCTCGGTCACGGCGGTGGCGTTCGCCCTGGCGGGCTGGGGTGTGGCCGGGCGGGGCGTGGCCGGGCGGGGCGGGGCCGGTCGGCGCGCCGGCAGCGGCGAATTCTGAGAGGGGCGGCACCGACGATGCGTATCGCTCTCTGCGCACTCCTGCTCACGGCGCTCCTGGTCTTCCCCGGCGTGGTGCCCGACACGCCGGGGCACCTGGGGAGTCTGGTGGAGACCGCACTGCCGTGGTTCGGCCTCGGCATTCCGCTCCTGCTCGCGGCGGCAGCGGTGCGGCGTTCCCTCAGGGGGGTCGCCTTCGCCCTGGTCCCGACGGTGGCCTGGGCCGTCCTCTTCGGCCCCGGCCTCGTCCCGTCCCCCGAAGCGGCCCCCGGCCGTACCGACTTCCAGGTCCTGACCCTCAACGTCGGCGGCGACCGCACCGCGCCGCACGATGTCGCCCGCGACATCCTCGCCACCGGCGCCGACGTGGTGGCCCTGGAGAAGGTGCCGAACAACGCGGTGAAGACGTACGAGCAGGAACTGCACGCCGCCTATCCGCACCACTCGACGGGCGACACGCTCGGCCTGTGGTCCCGGTATCCGCTGCACGGGGTCGAGAAGCTCGACCTCGGCGGTGCCTGGCCGCACGCGATCCGGGCCGTCGCCCGCACGCCGGTCGGCGACACGGCGGTGTACGCGGTGCGCCTGCCGTCCGTACGGGTCACCGTCCGCGAGGGCTTCACCGTGCAGCGGCGTGACGCGAGCGCGGCCCGGCTCGCCGAGCGGGTGGCCCGGGATCCCACGCGGCGCGTGGTGGTCCTCGGCGACCTCAACGGCAGCCTGCGGGACCGGGGTCTGGCCCCGCTGACCCGTGGACTGCGCCCCGCGGACGGCGGGGCGGGCCACGGCCTCGGGTTCACCTGGCCCGCCGCGTTCCCCGTCGTCCGTCTCGACCACGTTCTGGTGCGCGGCCTCGCGTCGACGGGATCGACGGTCCTCCCGGACCTGGGCAGCGACCACCGGCCGGTCCTCACCGGACTGCGAGCACCGGATCAGACGTCGGCCAGAGGGCCAAAGACCCCCGCCTTGAGGACTTTCGCCGAAGAGATCGAGAGCGGCGAACTGTGACGATCAAGGTGTACCCGAAGATCATCCGTTACGTGCGAAAGGGTGCCTCGATGACCTCCCTCCCGGACCCGGACAACCCGCTCGTCCACGGCTTCCTGCCGCAGCGGCTCCCGGCGCCCCACCTCGCCGGAGGCTGGACGGACCTGGACGCGCTGGCCCGCGCGGCCGCCGCCGCGCCGTGCCGGGAGGAGGCCCGCCTCCTCGTCGAAGAGGCCTGCCGCACGACCGAGTTGCCCGCGTTGCGCCTCCGTGTCGCCCGGCTGTCGGAGCACCGGGCCAAGGCGGCCGCCATGCGGATGGCGGTGATCGTGGCGGCCTGCGGGTGGACCGACCTCGACCCGACGTCGTCGAGGGCCGGGCGGGTGGCCGACGAGCGGTTCCTCGCCCTGTGGACGTCCCTCGCCCACCGCAGCGACCACACCCGGCTCGTCGGGCTGCCCATGCTGTCGCTCCTCAACTGGGCGCCGCTGCGCAAGCCCGGCCGGGCCCTGCCGGTCGACCAACTGGCCCGCACCGAACCCCTCGTGCCGATCGTGCACTGGTCGGCAGGCGACCAGCCGCTGTCCCGTCTCGACCGGCTCATGCTGGCCACGGTGCGCCTGGAGGCCCACGGGGTCTGGCTGTTCCGTCTCGCCGAGTCGCTGGCGGGCCGGTCCCCCGGCGACCGGTCCGTCTCCGTCGCGCTGTGCCGCATGACCCGCGTCCAGCACGCACTGCACGGGCAACTGCGCTCGAACGCGGTGAAGTTGAGCCTGGCGCCCGCGACCGGTCAGCAGTGCGCGGTGCTCGCCGCGCTGGCCGAGCAGGAGGCGCTGGAGCCGCCGGTGCTGCTCGCCGCCGACGCCGTGCTCGGCATGGGCGGCCCCATGGGGGCCGGCAGCCGGTGCCAGCAACGCCGGCATCTCGCTGCCCGGCACCGCGCGTGGCTCTCCACCCTGGACCGCCGCAGCGTGGCCGTCAGAACCCTCGCGCACCGGCGCGGGGCGGACGCGGACGCCTACCGCGACGCCCAGGAGTCGCTGGTCGCGCTGCGCTGCGCGTACGCGGAACTCGTACGGACCGCCGCGCGGCCCGCCGCGACGGGCTGCGCGGGACCGGCGCACCGGACGACCGGTGGCCTGCGGCGGAGCGGGATGCCCGTCGACGGCGCGGCCTGACCGACCCCGAGCCCGGCGCCGCTCTGTGGCCGGTCGTCACTCGGGCCAGTCGGAGCCCTTGATGACCTCCACGAAGTCGCCGCGTTCGAAGCCGGGCACACAGTGCGCCAGCACATCCGCCTTCACGTTGCCGAAGGTGGTCTGCGGACGGTCCTTGATGCCCTCGGCGAACGCGGCCAGGATGCGGTTCTTGAAGTCGGGGCGCGGGTGCGCCGCGACCACGGTGGCGCGCTCCTCGTCGGTGACGGCGTCGTACCCGATCCCGAGGACGTCCAGTTCGACGCCGCGGGTGACCAGGGCGATCTCGGGGGCCATGTGCAGCGGGATCTCGGGGGTGGTGTGCAGGGCGATGGCCGTCCAGACGCGGTCCGCCCGCTCCCCCGTGATGCCGTGCCCCTGGAGGAAGCGGCGGGCCTCGTCCGCGCCGTCGATCTCGAAGCGCTGGTCGGTGCGGCGGAAGCGCTCGGTCAGCCCCAGGTCGTGGAACATCGCTCCCACATAGAGCAGCTCCGGGTCGAACGTCAGACCCTGGTCCCGGCCGCGCAGCGACCCCCACAGGAACACCCGCCGGGAGTGGTCGAAGAGCAGCGGCGCGGCGACATCGCGCACCAGCTCCGTCGCCTCCTTCGCCAGAGCGCTGTCCGGAATCCGAATGCCCGCGATCGTCTCACTCATGAGGTGCGCCTTCCCTTGTCCGCTCGGTGAACGCTTCCACTGTCGCCCGGTGTCCTACTCTGGAGCCATGTCCATACGGCCAGTAGAACCACAGATTCAGACATGACGCGCCGCGTGGCCTTCCTGGTCTTCGACGGCGTGACGCTGCTGGACGTCAGCGGCCCCGTGGAGGTGCTCCACCAGGCGGGACGGCTCGGCTTCCCCTACGAGACGGTGCTGGTCTCACCCCGCGGCGGCGACGTCACGACGTCCTCGGGGATCGCGCTCGCCGGATCGGTCGCGGCGGCCGACACCGCTTCCCCGGGCATCGGACCGCTGGACACCGTCGTGATCGTCGGCGCCGACCGGCTGGCGCTCCAGCCCCTCGACGACGACGTACTGGCAGCCGCCGACAGCCTCGCCCGGCGGGCCGCGCGGGTCGCCTCGGTGTGCACCGGCGCCTTCGTCCTCGCGGCGCTCGGTCTGCTCGACGGGCGCCGCGCGACCACGCACTGGCGGCACGCGACGACACTCGCCCGCCGCCACCCCGAGGTCCGGGTGGAGCCGGACGCCCTCCACATCCGCGACGGCCGGTACGTCACCTCCGCGGGCATCAGCGCGGGCATCGATCTGGCCCTCGGACTCGTGGAGGACGACCACGGAGCGGACACCGCCCGGACGATCGCACGTGAACTGGTCGTCTTCATGCAGCGACCGGGCGGGCAGTCACAGTTCTCCACGGCCCTCGCGACCCCGCCCGCGCGCAACGACGTGCTCCGCTCGCTGACCGCTGCGGTGCTCGCCGACCCGGCCGGCGAGCACACCCTGCCCACCATGGCCGCCTCCGCCGCCGTCAGCACCCGGCACCTCGCCCGGCTGTTCCGGACCGAGCTGCACACCACGCCCGCCCGCTGGGTCGAGCAGGTCCGCCTCGACCACGCCCAGCGGCTCCTCCTGGACGGACACAGCGTCACGGCGGCCGCCCGGCGCAGCGGCCTCGGCAGCGACGAGACGCTCCGCCGCGCCTTCGCCCGCCGGCTGGGCACGACGCCGAGCGAGTACCGCAGCCGCTTCGCCACCGCGCACGGACACGACGTCCTGTCTACGCGGCCGGTGCGGGGTCAGGCGCCGAAGACGTAGCGCCGCCCCGCACGCACCTTCAGTGTCCTCGTCCCGCCGCTGAACAGTTCACCGCGCAACGTCAGTTCGCGGGTGCGCGAGGCCCTCAGCACGACGCGGGTGACGCGGCCCGCCGCCCAGTCGATGTCGATCGTCGCGCCGCCGCGGGCCCGCAGTCCGCGCACCGAACCGTCGGGCCAGCCGGACGGCAGGGCGGGCAGGATCTCGATGGCGTCGTGCTGGCTCTGCAGGAGCATCTCGACGATGCCCGACGTCGCGCCGAAGTTGCCGTCGATCTGGAACGGCGGGTGGGTGTCCCAGAGGTTGGGCAGCGTCGAGGACTTCAGCTGTTCGCCGAGCATCTTGTGCGCGTGGTCGCCGTCCAGGAGCCGCGCCCAGAAGTTGATCTTCCAGGCCTTGGACCAGCCGGTGCCCCCGTCGCCACGCGCGGTGAGGGAGACTTTCGCCGCGTCGGCCCACTTGCTGCCGGGTTCGATGTGGCGGCCGGGGTGGAGGGCGTAGAGGTGGGAGACGTGCCGGTGGTCGTCCGTGCGGTCGTCCAGGTCCGCTTTCCACTCCTGGAGTTGCCCCCAGGATCCGATGCGCAGGCCGGGGTCCAGGGCGCCAAGGGTCTTCTCCAGCTCGGCGCGGAAGGCCGGTGAGTCCCCCAGGGTGCGGGCCGCTTCCAGGGTGTTGGTGAACAGGTCGTGGACGATCTGCTGGGCCATGGCCGCGCCCGCGGTGAAGTCGCCGTGCTCCGGCGAGTAGCTGGGCGTGACGATCAGGGTGCCGTCGCGCGGGTCGGTGCGCAGGTTGTCGAGCCAGAACTGGGCGGCCTCCTTCATCGCCGGGTACGCGGTGGTGCGCAGGTAGTCCGTGGAGCCGCCGAAGCGGTAGTGCTCGTAGAGCTGCGCGGTGAGCCAGGCCGCTGCCTCGGGGAACCAGAACGCGGTCGACCAGTCGTGGACGCCGGTGAAGCCATACGGGTTGGTCTCGTTGTGCACGACCCAGCCGCGGCTGCCGAACATCTCCTCGGCGGTGCGCCGTCCGGGCGCGCGCAGGGCCTCGACGAAACGGTCGTACGGGGCGGTCGTCTCGGGCAGGTTGGCCGCCTCGGCGAGCCAGTAGTTCATCTGGAGGTTGATGTTGGTGTGGTAGTCGGCCGACCAGGGTGGTGTGGTGCTGTTGTTCCAGACGCCCTGGAGGTTGACGGGCAGCGATCCGGCGCGCGAGGAGGCGATGAGGAGGTAGCGGCCGTACTGGAAGAAGAGCGCTTCCAGCGCGCGGTCGGCGGCAGCGTCCGCCCCGGTGCCGTACTGCTTGAGCAGCCGGTCCGTGGGCAGATCGGCGGGGAGTGACTGGCCGATGTCGAGGGTGACGCGGTCGAACATGGCGCGGTGGTCGCGCAGATGGCGGGCGCGCAGCGTGCCGTGGCCCGCCGCGACGGCTCCGTCGACGGCGCGGGCGACGGCGGTGTGGGGGTCGGCGCCTCGGTAGTCGGGGTACGTGTCGGCGTAGTCGGTGCCCGCGGCGAGGACGAACCACACGTGGTCGGCCCCGGTCACGGTGATGCTGCCGTCGTCGTGCGCGGTGCGCGTGCCGCCCTGCTGCCGGACGCGGAGCTGGGCCTCGAACTTCAGCCCGTTGTCGTCGAGTTCGCCCCGGACGGTGAGCCGGTCGCCTCTCGCCTTCGCGGTGAAGTCGGCGCGGGGTGAGGTGTAGCGGACGGTGCAGGTGATGTGGGCCGCGCGGTCGGCGGAGAGCCGGCCCACGAGCACTCCGTCGGGGTACGAGGCGAAGAACTCCCTGTGGTGACGGGCCTGTTCCTGCTCGTACTCAACGGTCGCGAGGCCCTGTCCGAGGTCGAGGGCGCGGCGGTACGTGGCGTCGGGCGCGTCCGGGGCGCCGGGGACGTCGATGTGGAGGTCCCCGAAGGTCTGGTGGGCTCCGTAGCCGCGCCGGGCCTGGCCGAGCTCGGCCGCCACGTCGTCGGGGGTCAGCCTGCCCTTCGCGTCGAGCTCGTCGCGCACGGCGTCGAGGGTGCCGGGCCGTGCCGCGCGCCAGTTGCCGAAGTCGTAGCCCTCCCGGGAGCCCGGGCCGCCGGTCCACAAAGTCTTCTCGTTGAACTGGAGCCGTTCGGAGGCGAGGGTGCCGAAGACCATGGCGCCGAGGGAGCCGTTGCCGATGGGCAGGGCCTCGCGCTCCCAGTCGGCGGCGGGGGCGGCGTACCGGAGCGACGATCCATCGGGCCGATCATCGATCGATTCATCCGAGGTCGATTCATCGGAGGTATTCCGCTCCGACTTCCCGCCCTCCCCGGACCCTGCCGCGGCCGCCGAAGCCGACGGGGCGCCACCGAGAGTGCCTCCGCCCGCCGCCAGAGCGGCCGCCCCGCCGACGGCGGACTTCATGGTCGTCCTGCGCGTGATCCCCTGAGTCATGACCGGTCACGTTAAAAGTCCGATGACTGGTTGACAAGAGTGTCGACAGGAGTCCTGCGGGACCGTTCGGGAGCACGACGCGGAACTGCCCCGTCCCGAGGAGGGAACGGGGCAGTGCGTGGAGGTCGGTCGGCGGCGCTGTCAGCCCTGCTGGAAGAGCTCGGCGGGCAGCGGCTTCAGGAGCGCGTACAGGTCGTCGGTGATCGGCCGGTCCCAGGCGGCGATGGTCACCAGGACGTTGTCGCTGCGGTCGAACTGCACGCAGGAGATGCGGCTCTCGGAGAGCTTGAGGCGGCGCACGATGAGGAGGTTGTCGCCCTGCATCACCGGCACGTCCTCGCTGGAGACGACGGTGACGTCCTCGTCGTTCTCCAGGGCGAGCAGCAGCTGGGCCACCTCGAAGGGCACCTCGCCCTCGGCGGTCTCGCGCGCGGGTGATCCCTCGGGGAGGTTGCCGATGATCATCGCGGGGCCGCGGCCGCCGAACAGGTCGTAGCGCAGGAAGACACCCTGGCAGCTGCCGTCGGGGGCGGGCAGGAGGCCCGCGCCGAGATTGCCGGGCCAGTCACCGGGGTCCATGGCCAGGACATCGAAGTCCGGGCCCGCGGGAGTGGCGGAGCTGCGGCGGCGGAGGAAGGACATGCGCCCATGGTACGTGGCCTGCGGGGCGTTCCGGCGCGGGGGCGACGGCGTCCCGAGGCACCGACGCCCGCCCCACCAGCCACGGAGCGGACCCGGTCGCGCCCTCCGTCACATGGCCGGTGCGGACGACGGCGGTTCCGCTACGCCGCGGGGGTCTCCGGCGGCACCACCGCCACCGGGCACGCCGCATGCAGCAGCACCGCGTGGGTGACGGAGCCGAGGATACGGCCGGGGGCGAGCCTGCGGCGGTGGCGGCCGACCACCACGAGGTCGGCGGCGTGCGAGGCGTCCACGAGGTGGCGGGCCGCGTCGCCCGGGGCGATGCACATGTCCACCGGGACGTCGGGGTGGCGTTCGCGGTACGGGGTGAGCAGATCGTCGGCGAGGTCGGCGTAGTCCCGTTCCGTCTCCTCGTCCGCGACGGCCTTCATCACGAACTCTCCGGCGGGCGTGGCGCTGAGGACCGGCCACGGGTAGGCGACGACGACCTGGAGCCGCGCCCCGCGCCGCTCGGCCTCGGCGAAGGCGAACGCGACGGAGTGCTCGTCCGGCGCCGGGGCCGACAGGCCGAGGACGACACGCGGCCCCGCGTCCGGTGCCGGGCTCCCGGGATCGGCGGGAGCCGGCCGCGGCACGACCACCACAGGGCAGGCCGCCTCGCGCGCGCACGCCAGGCCGTTCGACCCGAGCAACAGGCTGGCGAAGCCGCCCCTGCCCCGGGAGCCGAGGACCAGCAGGCCCGCCCCGGCACCGAGCCGCGGCAGCTCGCGCCCCGGGCTGCCGTCCACCGTGACGAACTCCAGCTCGGGCAGACCGGCCCGCCCCACGAGGGACTCGCGGGCCCAGTCCACGACCGGGTCGCTCTCGCCGCGCTCGACCACGGACGCGAAGGGGCCGTCGACCAGCGGTACGTCGTATCCCCGAACATGCACGATCTTCAGTGGCACGTCGCGCAGCGCGGCGGCGGCCAGCGCCCACTCCAGGGCGCGGCCGCTGCCTCCCGAACCGTCCACGGCCACGACGACGGGCCCACCGCCGTCGTCCGGCCCCTTGCCGCTCACGGACCCACTGCTCACGCTGCCGACCGGTTCGCTGCTCATGGCTTCAGCCTCGTGCAGTGCGGGGCTCGCGGCGAGAGTCGAAGGTCACGTGCCCGGCAGGGACCAAAGACCGTCGAGGGCGCGTGCTACGTCAGGTCGAACTCGCCCTCCCGGGCGCCATGGACGAAGGCTCCCCACTCCGCCGGGGTGAAGATCAGGGAAGGGCTCTCCGGGCGGCCGCTGTTGCGCATGGCGATGAAGCCCTCGACGAAGGCGATCTCGACGTCTCCGCGCCCCTCGCTGCTCGATCGCCAGTCCGCCGTGCTGAGGTCGAGCTCCGGCTTGTCCCAGCCCGCGAGCGGATGCTGCTGAGTGGTGCTGTCGGCCACGTCCGTGCTCCTCCCGAATGCGTCGGTCCGGCCGTCAGCCTAGCTTTCGCTCCGGGCGCCGGACAGGCCGCGGTGGCAGCTCCTCGGTCCGTCCGGCGTCGGCGGTCGCCGTCAGCCCGTGGGCGGTTCGGCTCCGACGAGCCACATGGCGAAGAACTGCGAGCCGCCTCCGTAGGCGTGCCCAAGTGCCTTGCTCGCTCCGTCCACTTGGTGTTCCCCCGCCAGGCCGCGCACCTGAAGTGCCGCCTCGGCGAAGCGGATCATGCCGGAGGCGCCGATGGGGTTGGTGGACAGGACGCCGCCCGACATGTTGACCGGCAGGTCGCCGTCCAGCTCCGTGACCCCGGACTCGGTGAGCTTCCAGCCCTCGCCCTCCTCGGCGAAGCCCAGGTTCTCCAGCCACATCGGCTCGTACCAGGAGAACGGCACGTACATCTCGACGGCGTCGATCTCCCGGCGCGGGTCCGCGATGCCTGCCTGCCGGTACACATCGGCCGCGCAGTCCTTGCCCGCCTGCGGCGAGACGAAGTCCTTGCCGGCGAAGAGCGTCGGCTCGCTGCGCATCGCGCCGCCGTGCATCCAGGCGGGCCGCCGGGGTGAACGGGCAGCGCCCGCACGGTCGGTGAGGATCATCGCGCAGGCGCCGTCGGAGGACGGGCAGGTCTCCGAGTAGCGGATCGGGTCCCAGAGCATGGGCGACGCCTGGACCTTCTCCAGGGTGATGTCCTGTTCGTGGAGGTGCGCGTACGGGTTCTTCAGGGCGTTGCGCCGGTCCTTGTACGCGACGAGGGAGCCGACCGTGTCGGGGGCGCCCGTGCGCCGCATGTACGCCCGAACGTGCGGCGCGAAGAATCCGCCCGCGCCCGCGAGCAGCGGCTGCTGGAACGGGACGGGCAGCGAGAGGCCCCACATCGCGTTGGATTCCGACTGCTTTTCGAAGGCGAGGGTGAGGACGGTGCCGTGGACGCGCCCGGCGACGAGGTTCGCGGCGACGAG
The window above is part of the Streptomyces venezuelae genome. Proteins encoded here:
- a CDS encoding nitrate/sulfonate/bicarbonate ABC transporter ATP-binding protein gives rise to the protein MNDTTAVAVAADTAVITVRGLHKHFASPTGGVLPVLQDIDLTVREGEIVALLGKSGSGKSTLLRHIAGLLAPSAGTIHYRGRSVNGPNPGTAMLFQSFALMPWLTVQQNVELGLQAQGVEPIARRGRALAAIDMVGLDGFENAYPKELSGGMRQRVGFARALVVEPDVLLMDEPFSALDVLTAQTLRNELVELLTRPDSPTRTALLVTHSIEEAVQLADRILILGTDPGTIEVELRVDLPRPRNRRTRGFEALIEDAYECLTGERAELPPTLGTHDPLRAAAPLPQADVEQLTGLLEELDSRGGSVDLPSLADALNYELDDLMPLVEAAETLAYARIRAGELRLTITGSGFACADILTRKRLFAAAVLANVPLIATIRTLLMASGTGRLREHHVTERLCASSSDRASRQQLNTAITWGRYAELFEYDARDRVLLLPHEDLVTGDER
- a CDS encoding HD domain-containing protein, with translation MSETIAGIRIPDSALAKEATELVRDVAAPLLFDHSRRVFLWGSLRGRDQGLTFDPELLYVGAMFHDLGLTERFRRTDQRFEIDGADEARRFLQGHGITGERADRVWTAIALHTTPEIPLHMAPEIALVTRGVELDVLGIGYDAVTDEERATVVAAHPRPDFKNRILAAFAEGIKDRPQTTFGNVKADVLAHCVPGFERGDFVEVIKGSDWPE
- a CDS encoding GlxA family transcriptional regulator; translation: MTRRVAFLVFDGVTLLDVSGPVEVLHQAGRLGFPYETVLVSPRGGDVTTSSGIALAGSVAAADTASPGIGPLDTVVIVGADRLALQPLDDDVLAAADSLARRAARVASVCTGAFVLAALGLLDGRRATTHWRHATTLARRHPEVRVEPDALHIRDGRYVTSAGISAGIDLALGLVEDDHGADTARTIARELVVFMQRPGGQSQFSTALATPPARNDVLRSLTAAVLADPAGEHTLPTMAASAAVSTRHLARLFRTELHTTPARWVEQVRLDHAQRLLLDGHSVTAAARRSGLGSDETLRRAFARRLGTTPSEYRSRFATAHGHDVLSTRPVRGQAPKT
- a CDS encoding DUF397 domain-containing protein, with protein sequence MADSTTQQHPLAGWDKPELDLSTADWRSSSEGRGDVEIAFVEGFIAMRNSGRPESPSLIFTPAEWGAFVHGAREGEFDLT
- a CDS encoding glycosyl hydrolase family 95 catalytic domain-containing protein; the protein is MKSAVGGAAALAAGGGTLGGAPSASAAAAGSGEGGKSERNTSDESTSDESIDDRPDGSSLRYAAPAADWEREALPIGNGSLGAMVFGTLASERLQFNEKTLWTGGPGSREGYDFGNWRAARPGTLDAVRDELDAKGRLTPDDVAAELGQARRGYGAHQTFGDLHIDVPGAPDAPDATYRRALDLGQGLATVEYEQEQARHHREFFASYPDGVLVGRLSADRAAHITCTVRYTSPRADFTAKARGDRLTVRGELDDNGLKFEAQLRVRQQGGTRTAHDDGSITVTGADHVWFVLAAGTDYADTYPDYRGADPHTAVARAVDGAVAAGHGTLRARHLRDHRAMFDRVTLDIGQSLPADLPTDRLLKQYGTGADAAADRALEALFFQYGRYLLIASSRAGSLPVNLQGVWNNSTTPPWSADYHTNINLQMNYWLAEAANLPETTAPYDRFVEALRAPGRRTAEEMFGSRGWVVHNETNPYGFTGVHDWSTAFWFPEAAAWLTAQLYEHYRFGGSTDYLRTTAYPAMKEAAQFWLDNLRTDPRDGTLIVTPSYSPEHGDFTAGAAMAQQIVHDLFTNTLEAARTLGDSPAFRAELEKTLGALDPGLRIGSWGQLQEWKADLDDRTDDHRHVSHLYALHPGRHIEPGSKWADAAKVSLTARGDGGTGWSKAWKINFWARLLDGDHAHKMLGEQLKSSTLPNLWDTHPPFQIDGNFGATSGIVEMLLQSQHDAIEILPALPSGWPDGSVRGLRARGGATIDIDWAAGRVTRVVLRASRTRELTLRGELFSGGTRTLKVRAGRRYVFGA
- a CDS encoding universal stress protein, whose product is MSSEPVGSVSSGSVSGKGPDDGGGPVVVAVDGSGGSGRALEWALAAAALRDVPLKIVHVRGYDVPLVDGPFASVVERGESDPVVDWARESLVGRAGLPELEFVTVDGSPGRELPRLGAGAGLLVLGSRGRGGFASLLLGSNGLACAREAACPVVVVPRPAPADPGSPAPDAGPRVVLGLSAPAPDEHSVAFAFAEAERRGARLQVVVAYPWPVLSATPAGEFVMKAVADEETERDYADLADDLLTPYRERHPDVPVDMCIAPGDAARHLVDASHAADLVVVGRHRRRLAPGRILGSVTHAVLLHAACPVAVVPPETPAA
- a CDS encoding thiolase domain-containing protein, whose protein sequence is MTKEPVAVVGIGQTKHVAARRDVSIAGLVREAAQSALLDAELTWADIDAVVIGKAPDFFEGVMMPELYLADALGAVGKPMLRVHTAGSVGGSTALVAANLVAGRVHGTVLTLAFEKQSESNAMWGLSLPVPFQQPLLAGAGGFFAPHVRAYMRRTGAPDTVGSLVAYKDRRNALKNPYAHLHEQDITLEKVQASPMLWDPIRYSETCPSSDGACAMILTDRAGAARSPRRPAWMHGGAMRSEPTLFAGKDFVSPQAGKDCAADVYRQAGIADPRREIDAVEMYVPFSWYEPMWLENLGFAEEGEGWKLTESGVTELDGDLPVNMSGGVLSTNPIGASGMIRFAEAALQVRGLAGEHQVDGASKALGHAYGGGSQFFAMWLVGAEPPTG
- a CDS encoding endonuclease/exonuclease/phosphatase family protein, which produces MRIALCALLLTALLVFPGVVPDTPGHLGSLVETALPWFGLGIPLLLAAAAVRRSLRGVAFALVPTVAWAVLFGPGLVPSPEAAPGRTDFQVLTLNVGGDRTAPHDVARDILATGADVVALEKVPNNAVKTYEQELHAAYPHHSTGDTLGLWSRYPLHGVEKLDLGGAWPHAIRAVARTPVGDTAVYAVRLPSVRVTVREGFTVQRRDASAARLAERVARDPTRRVVVLGDLNGSLRDRGLAPLTRGLRPADGGAGHGLGFTWPAAFPVVRLDHVLVRGLASTGSTVLPDLGSDHRPVLTGLRAPDQTSARGPKTPALRTFAEEIESGEL